CCCCCTAAAGCCTTTGCTAAAGTAATTATATGGGGAGTAAATCCTAAACCTTGGTAAGCAAATAAGTCTCCTGTTCTTCCTAGACCTGTCTGTATTTCATCAACAATTATTAAAAATTTGTATTCTTTAGATAGGTTCACCAAATCTCTTATAAATTCATTAGAGACCTCTTTGATTCCCCCTTCCCCTTGAACCAATTCTAAAAAGACTGCACAGGTTTTGTCAGAAACTTTATTTTTTAAATCTTGACAATCATTGAACTTAATATGGTTTATCCCTGGAACACTAGGTTGAAATGATTGTTTGTATTTCTCTTGCCCCGTTAAACTTAGTCCTCCGTAAGTTCTACCGTGGAAAGAGTTATAAAAAGTTAAAACTTCTGTTTTATCTTCCCTTATACTTTTGCCATATTTTCTTGCCAACTTTAAGGCAGCTTCATTGGCTTCAGTTCCACTATTACAAAAAAACACTTTACTTCCAAAGCTGTTTTCCACTAACAATTTTGCTAAATTAACTACAGATTCACTTACAAAAAAGTTAGATAAATGGTTATATTTTTCTAACTGTTCATTAATAGCTTCTTTGATTTCTTTATTACCGTGTCCTAGATTATTAACTGCAATACCGCTGAACATGTCTAAATATCTTCTACCTTGATCATCCCACAGAAATGAACCCTGACCTTTAACCAAATTTAAGTCCATTCTCCGATAAGTATTTAAAATATACCTTTTATCTTCCAAAAAAATGTTTTCCATAATTATCAACCTATTTCCTTAGATCTTCTAAAATTTGGGTTTTCTCTTGGGTTTTTTCATCTTTATCTTTAATAACTTTAGCAGGTGATCCGGCAACTACTGTATTAGGTGGTACATCCTTTGTAACTACAGCTCCTGCAGCTACTACTGCTCCTTTGCCAACTTTAACTCCCTCTAAAATCACAGCATTGGCTCCTATCATGACATCATCTTCTACAATAACTGGGGTTTTACTTGGTGGTTCTAAAACTCCAGCAATAACGGCACCGGCACCTACATGGACATTTTTTCCAATTATACCTCTAGCTCCTACCACTGCGTTCATATCGATCATTGTTCCTTCGCCAATTTCAGCTCCAATATTAATAACAGCACCCATCATGATAACAGCATTTTTACCAATCTTTACTCTATCCCTAATAATAGCACCTGGTTCGATACGGGCAGGAATCTCTTTTAAATCTAATAGTGGAATAGCTGAATTTCTCCGATCATTTTCAATTACCATATCTTCAATTTTATCTTTAATACTATCTAAAAAAGGTGCAATTTCGTTATAGTCACCAAATAAGATTCTGGTATTACCCTCTCCAAAAACTTTAAAAGAACTAAAATCTATATCTTGTAAATTACCCTTTAAATAAACCTTTACAGGGGTAGTTTTTTTCGCTTCTTTAATAAAGCGAGCAATAGCATAGGCATCGGTTAAATTTTCCATTGTCATAATATCAACCTCCAAATTAGATTATTCTTATCTTTAGTTTTTCTGTAGCCAAATCATTTTATTATTTATCTTACTACAAATTGAAATGTTCTGCAATTACCCGTACTGCTTCATCCTTATCTTCCTTATTTATAGTATAAGATATGCTTATTTCCGAAGTAGTTACCTGTTTAAATTCTATTCCATTTTGAGCAAATAATTCAAATAATTTTGCTGCGACTCCCCATTGAGTACGCATACCAGATCCAACTACCGAAAGCTTGATAATAGTTGTATCTAATTGATGTTCTAATGAAGGAAACTTTTCTTTTAACTTCCAAATTACTTCCTCAACTGTTAATAAGTCATCTTTAGATGTGGTAAAAGATATGTTTACAACCCCTTCATTGGGAGAAGTTTGACTTATCATATCTACTACAACTTCTTCTTTAGCTAGTAAGGCGAATACTTCTGCCACATTGGCAGGAGAATATGGGACATTATTTAGTGTTATCATTAAAACATTTTCACTAATCGAAAGTCCGGTAATACCCCTTTGTTCCATTTTTTCATCTACCTCCTTAATATATGTTCCTGGACAATCTTTTAAGCTAGAGGCTACATAAATTGGTACCCGATAACA
The sequence above is a segment of the Anaerobranca gottschalkii DSM 13577 genome. Coding sequences within it:
- a CDS encoding aspartate aminotransferase family protein — protein: MENIFLEDKRYILNTYRRMDLNLVKGQGSFLWDDQGRRYLDMFSGIAVNNLGHGNKEIKEAINEQLEKYNHLSNFFVSESVVNLAKLLVENSFGSKVFFCNSGTEANEAALKLARKYGKSIREDKTEVLTFYNSFHGRTYGGLSLTGQEKYKQSFQPSVPGINHIKFNDCQDLKNKVSDKTCAVFLELVQGEGGIKEVSNEFIRDLVNLSKEYKFLIIVDEIQTGLGRTGDLFAYQGLGFTPHIITLAKALGGGLPLGAMVVGQELENVFQPGDHGSTFGGNPVACAAGVVVLSKLLEKEFLKEVKRKSSYLLGELIKLRDRFPQIILDIRGKGMIIGLEVGDYADKIKQRALEKGVLLNITSGTVLRLLPPLTITYEEIDLFLRVFSSILEEL
- the dapD gene encoding 2,3,4,5-tetrahydropyridine-2,6-dicarboxylate N-acetyltransferase, with the protein product MENLTDAYAIARFIKEAKKTTPVKVYLKGNLQDIDFSSFKVFGEGNTRILFGDYNEIAPFLDSIKDKIEDMVIENDRRNSAIPLLDLKEIPARIEPGAIIRDRVKIGKNAVIMMGAVINIGAEIGEGTMIDMNAVVGARGIIGKNVHVGAGAVIAGVLEPPSKTPVIVEDDVMIGANAVILEGVKVGKGAVVAAGAVVTKDVPPNTVVAGSPAKVIKDKDEKTQEKTQILEDLRK